A section of the Virgibacillus sp. NKC19-3 genome encodes:
- a CDS encoding helix-turn-helix domain-containing protein, whose product MSKRATRHELEERIQVVRQVLDKRRSISTIAREHETNADTIKRWVRQYQADGVDGLKESRNWRPYSAELKQQAVEFYLYKGGSLESTCNQFHISSRSVLQRWINHYTSGKGITSTSKGSVKMSGGRKTTFKERIEIVQYAIANDSNYHQAAEKYKVSYQQVYNWVRKYQKDGEQTLQDRRGKTLETKPNLYH is encoded by the coding sequence ATGTCTAAAAGAGCGACCAGACATGAACTGGAGGAACGAATTCAAGTAGTTCGGCAAGTATTAGACAAGAGGAGATCTATAAGTACTATAGCTCGAGAACATGAAACCAATGCGGACACGATTAAAAGATGGGTCCGTCAATATCAGGCTGATGGAGTGGATGGCTTGAAAGAATCAAGAAACTGGAGACCCTATTCTGCGGAATTAAAACAACAAGCTGTCGAGTTTTATCTGTATAAAGGAGGGAGCCTAGAAAGCACATGTAACCAATTTCATATTTCGTCCCGATCGGTTTTACAACGTTGGATTAACCATTATACTAGTGGAAAAGGGATTACATCCACGAGTAAAGGAAGCGTTAAAATGAGCGGAGGACGTAAAACCACATTCAAAGAACGGATAGAGATTGTCCAATATGCGATTGCCAATGATTCCAATTATCATCAAGCAGCGGAGAAGTATAAAGTCTCCTATCAACAAGTTTATAATTGGGTTCGTAAATACCAGAAAGATGGCGAACAAACTCTTCAGGATCGTCGCGGGAAGACATTAGAAACCAAGCCGAATCTGTATCATTGA
- a CDS encoding metal-sensitive transcriptional regulator: MDYDDQVKNRVKRIEGQVRGLLKAMDEGKECRDVVNQMSAARNALDRAIALIVSRNLEKCIREEEEPGESTEDNIKEAVNLLVKSR, translated from the coding sequence ATGGACTATGATGATCAGGTGAAAAATAGAGTGAAACGTATTGAGGGACAAGTCAGAGGACTCTTAAAAGCAATGGATGAGGGCAAAGAATGTCGTGATGTAGTGAATCAGATGTCTGCTGCCAGAAATGCGCTTGATCGTGCAATCGCATTAATTGTCAGCAGAAATCTGGAGAAGTGCATTCGTGAAGAGGAGGAGCCTGGTGAAAGTACGGAAGATAATATAAAGGAAGCGGTAAATCTGCTTGTTAAAAGTCGGTAA
- a CDS encoding class D sortase yields MLKLFSWILVIAGVFILAFSGYQMWSSSSEENERLSEAHAMLSEENQSSKEIAKEEMLDLEYKTGDTIGLLYIPKLEREIPIVEGTDEEELAQGVGHYYDTGLPGQNKQILLSGHRDTVFRNFDQLEDGDEFHVNMEYGTYIYQIRDHEIVPEDNTTVIDPSRKDEYLTVSTCYPFSMVGSAPDRYVLYAYPQ; encoded by the coding sequence TTGTTAAAGTTATTTTCCTGGATACTGGTCATTGCCGGAGTTTTTATTTTAGCGTTTAGTGGTTATCAGATGTGGAGTTCGTCTAGTGAAGAAAACGAAAGACTTTCTGAAGCACATGCGATGCTTTCAGAAGAGAATCAGAGCTCAAAAGAAATAGCGAAGGAAGAAATGCTGGATTTGGAGTATAAAACTGGGGATACGATCGGTTTATTGTACATACCTAAATTAGAACGTGAGATACCTATAGTTGAAGGTACGGATGAAGAAGAGCTTGCCCAGGGAGTGGGGCATTACTATGATACAGGATTACCGGGTCAGAATAAGCAAATACTTCTTTCCGGCCATCGAGATACTGTTTTTAGGAATTTTGATCAATTAGAAGATGGGGATGAGTTCCATGTAAATATGGAATATGGGACCTATATTTATCAGATAAGGGATCATGAGATTGTTCCGGAAGACAATACGACTGTGATTGACCCTTCGCGAAAAGATGAATATTTAACGGTTTCTACTTGTTATCCATTCTCCATGGTGGGGAGTGCACCTGACCGATATGTATTATATGCTTATCCTCAATAG